Proteins encoded together in one Pseudomonadota bacterium window:
- a CDS encoding ATP phosphoribosyltransferase regulatory subunit, which translates to MNPDLLPEGLRDRLMPDAEAAALLTQRYLAVLASYGYERVAPPLMEYERSLAFRTDGYAKDRMVRAVDPKSLRTLALRSDMTVQVGRIATTRLADRARPLRLSYAGPVMTLSAGQLHPEREKFQIGAELIGRDTVAAAVEMVSLAVEALKAVGLENITVDFTLPDLVPTLAAKAFPLADERSVAAVQRELDTKDAGGLAALDAEAYIPLLYALGPLDEALGRLDAIDAGGALASRIEALQQIAAPLADDVTLMLDPSELHGFEYQSWLGFTLYAEGFPSALGRGGTYTIRSQKNSVTHGEDEVATGFSLYPDALVAAGIGQVTHKRIFLPLGHDRAAAMALRAEGWRTIAALDSSDDPRALCCDYVLGADGPEAI; encoded by the coding sequence TGAATCCTGATCTTCTCCCCGAAGGCTTGCGCGACAGGTTGATGCCCGATGCCGAGGCAGCGGCGCTGCTGACTCAGCGTTATCTCGCCGTTCTGGCGTCCTATGGCTATGAGCGGGTGGCACCGCCGCTGATGGAATATGAGCGTTCGCTCGCTTTCCGCACTGATGGCTATGCCAAGGACCGGATGGTGCGCGCGGTTGATCCCAAATCGCTGCGCACATTGGCGCTGCGCTCGGACATGACGGTTCAGGTCGGGCGGATTGCGACCACCAGGCTGGCCGATCGGGCGCGACCGTTGCGTCTGTCCTATGCCGGGCCGGTGATGACACTGAGCGCCGGGCAACTGCACCCCGAACGCGAAAAGTTCCAGATTGGGGCCGAGCTGATCGGCCGCGACACCGTTGCCGCCGCGGTGGAGATGGTCAGCCTCGCGGTCGAAGCGCTGAAAGCGGTGGGGCTCGAGAATATCACTGTCGACTTCACCCTGCCGGATCTGGTGCCGACACTGGCGGCCAAAGCATTTCCGCTGGCCGATGAGAGAAGTGTCGCGGCGGTGCAGCGCGAACTCGATACCAAGGATGCCGGTGGCCTCGCGGCGCTGGATGCAGAAGCCTATATCCCGCTGCTCTATGCCTTGGGTCCGCTTGACGAGGCACTGGGACGGCTTGATGCAATAGATGCCGGAGGTGCCTTGGCCAGCCGTATCGAGGCGCTGCAGCAGATAGCAGCGCCGCTGGCAGACGATGTGACGCTGATGCTCGACCCGAGCGAACTGCATGGTTTTGAATATCAGAGCTGGCTCGGCTTCACCCTCTATGCCGAAGGCTTCCCTTCGGCACTGGGCCGCGGCGGCACCTATACCATCCGGTCGCAGAAAAACTCGGTCACCCATGGCGAAGATGAAGTCGCCACCGGCTTTTCGCTCTATCCCGATGCGCTGGTCGCCGCCGGTATTGGTCAGGTGACGCACAAGCGCATCTTCTTGCCGCTGGGCCATGACCGGGCCGCCGCCATGGCATTGCGTGCCGAAGGCTGGCGTACCATTGCGGCGCTCGACAGCAGCGATGATCCACGGGCGCTGTGCTGCGATTATGTGCTCGGCGCGGATGGGCCAGAGGCGATATAA
- a CDS encoding adenylosuccinate synthase, which translates to MANVTVIGAQWGDEGKGKIVDWLAERADAVVRFQGGHNAGHTLVIDGTTYKLSLLPSGIVSGTLSVIGNGVVLDPWALKAEVEKLQGQGVKVDPETLIIADNCALILPLHRDLDALREDASGKGKIGTTRRGIGPAYEDKVGRRAIRVCDLAHLDKLTPQLDRLCAHHDALRAGFGEPPVDREALLEELRGIADFVLPFAYPAWRKLKKVRKAGARILFEGAQGVLLDVDHGTYPFVTSSNTISGTAAGGSGLGPQATGFVLGIVKAYTTRVGSGPFPTELDDADGQRLGERGHEFGTVTGRQRRCGWFDAVLVRQTCAVSGVTGIALTKVDVLDGFDTVRICTGYRLDGKVLDYLPAHAADQARVEPIYEEMEGWQETTAGARSWVDLPAQAIKYIRRIEELIECPVALVSTSPERDDTILVRDPFSD; encoded by the coding sequence ATGGCCAATGTAACTGTGATCGGAGCCCAATGGGGCGATGAGGGCAAGGGCAAGATTGTCGACTGGCTCGCCGAGCGCGCCGATGCGGTGGTGCGCTTCCAGGGCGGTCACAATGCCGGGCATACGCTGGTCATTGACGGCACCACTTATAAATTGTCGCTCCTCCCTTCGGGCATTGTCAGCGGCACATTGTCGGTGATCGGCAATGGCGTGGTGCTCGACCCCTGGGCGCTGAAAGCTGAGGTGGAGAAACTGCAAGGGCAGGGGGTGAAGGTTGACCCGGAAACGCTGATCATCGCCGATAACTGTGCATTGATCCTGCCGCTGCACCGCGATCTTGATGCGCTGCGTGAGGACGCCAGCGGCAAGGGCAAGATCGGCACTACAAGGCGTGGGATCGGTCCGGCCTATGAGGACAAGGTCGGTCGCCGCGCTATCCGGGTGTGCGATCTGGCGCATCTCGATAAACTGACGCCGCAACTGGACCGGCTCTGCGCGCATCATGATGCGTTACGCGCCGGATTTGGCGAGCCGCCGGTGGACCGCGAGGCGCTGCTGGAAGAACTACGCGGTATTGCCGATTTCGTGCTGCCCTTTGCCTATCCGGCCTGGCGCAAGCTTAAAAAGGTGCGCAAGGCAGGGGCGCGGATATTGTTTGAAGGCGCGCAGGGCGTTTTGCTCGATGTCGATCATGGCACCTATCCTTTTGTCACCTCATCGAACACCATATCGGGCACCGCGGCGGGTGGTTCCGGTCTGGGTCCTCAGGCGACAGGCTTCGTTCTCGGCATCGTCAAAGCCTATACCACCCGTGTCGGCTCCGGCCCGTTCCCGACCGAGTTGGACGATGCCGATGGCCAGCGGCTGGGCGAGCGTGGGCATGAATTCGGCACCGTCACCGGACGTCAGCGGCGTTGCGGCTGGTTTGATGCGGTTTTGGTGCGCCAGACATGCGCGGTGTCGGGAGTGACCGGCATCGCCCTGACCAAGGTCGATGTGCTTGACGGCTTCGATACGGTGCGCATCTGCACCGGCTATCGCCTCGATGGCAAGGTGCTCGACTATCTCCCCGCCCATGCCGCCGATCAGGCGCGGGTTGAGCCGATTTACGAGGAAATGGAAGGCTGGCAGGAGACGACGGCTGGTGCCCGCTCATGGGTTGATCTGCCAGCACAGGCGATCAAATATATTCGTCGTATCGAGGAGCTGATCGAATGCCCGGTAGCGTTGGTCTCAACCTCGCCCGAGCGTGATGACACCATCTTGGTGCGCGATCCGTTTAGTGATTAA
- the glnA gene encoding type I glutamate--ammonia ligase, giving the protein MAKSADEILKQIAENDIEWVDLRFTDPRGKWQHLSMCADVIDDDALEDGLMFDGSSIAGWKTINESDMILRPDLDAAYVDPFSATPMMVLFCDIVEPGDGSLYARDPRSTAKRAEAYLKSTGIGDTVYVGPEPEFFMFDDVRYEDGYAGSGFRIDDIELPTNTGREYEMGNMGHRPTAKGGYFPVAPVDSAMDIRGEMVSTLMAMGLPMDKHHHEVAAAQHELGLTFGELVETCDRIQIYKYVVHQVAHQYGKTATFMPKPIKDDNGSGMHTHMSIWKEGKPLFAGNGYAGLSETCLHFIGGVIKHAKACNAFTNATTNSYKRLVPGFEAPVLLAYSSRNRSASCRIPYGSGEKAKRVEFRFPDALANPYLSCSALLMAGLDGIENRIDPGEAMDKNLYDLPPAELAEVPTVCGSLREALEALEEDHEFLLKGDVFTQDQLEGYAELKWEEVMRMETTPCPVEFDLYYSS; this is encoded by the coding sequence ATGGCCAAAAGCGCAGACGAGATACTGAAACAGATTGCAGAGAACGACATTGAATGGGTTGATCTGCGCTTCACCGATCCGCGCGGCAAATGGCAGCATCTTTCCATGTGCGCCGATGTCATCGACGATGATGCGCTTGAGGACGGGCTGATGTTCGACGGTTCGTCAATTGCCGGGTGGAAGACAATCAACGAGTCCGACATGATCCTGCGGCCCGATCTCGACGCTGCCTATGTCGACCCCTTCTCGGCGACACCGATGATGGTACTGTTCTGCGACATTGTCGAGCCCGGTGACGGTTCGCTCTATGCCCGCGATCCCCGCTCGACCGCCAAGCGCGCCGAGGCCTATCTCAAATCCACCGGCATCGGTGACACCGTCTATGTCGGCCCGGAACCGGAATTCTTCATGTTCGACGATGTGCGCTATGAGGACGGCTATGCCGGATCGGGCTTCCGCATCGACGATATCGAGCTGCCGACCAATACCGGTCGCGAATATGAAATGGGCAATATGGGCCATCGTCCCACCGCCAAAGGCGGCTATTTCCCCGTTGCACCGGTCGACAGCGCCATGGATATCCGTGGCGAGATGGTCTCGACGCTGATGGCCATGGGCCTGCCGATGGACAAGCATCACCACGAGGTCGCCGCGGCACAGCATGAGCTGGGCCTGACCTTTGGCGAGCTGGTCGAGACCTGTGACCGCATCCAGATCTACAAATATGTCGTCCATCAGGTGGCGCATCAATATGGCAAGACCGCGACCTTCATGCCCAAGCCGATCAAGGACGATAATGGCTCGGGCATGCATACCCATATGTCGATCTGGAAAGAGGGCAAGCCACTCTTCGCCGGCAATGGCTATGCCGGACTGTCGGAAACCTGCCTGCATTTCATCGGCGGTGTCATCAAGCACGCCAAGGCCTGCAACGCCTTCACCAACGCCACCACCAACAGCTACAAACGGCTGGTCCCGGGCTTTGAAGCACCGGTTCTGCTCGCCTATTCGAGCCGCAACCGCTCCGCATCGTGCCGCATCCCCTATGGTTCGGGTGAAAAGGCAAAGCGTGTCGAGTTCCGCTTCCCCGATGCCCTGGCCAACCCCTATCTTTCCTGCTCCGCACTGCTGATGGCCGGTCTCGACGGCATTGAGAACCGCATCGATCCGGGCGAGGCTATGGACAAGAATCTCTACGACCTGCCGCCGGCGGAGCTCGCCGAAGTGCCGACCGTCTGCGGCTCGCTGCGCGAGGCACTGGAAGCGCTGGAAGAGGACCATGAGTTCCTGCTCAAGGGCGATGTCTTCACCCAGGACCAGCTGGAAGGCTATGCCGAGCTCAAATGGGAAGAGGTGATGCGCATGGAAACCACACCCTGCCCGGTCGAGTTCGATCTCTATTATTCGAGCTAA
- a CDS encoding P-II family nitrogen regulator, with amino-acid sequence MKKIEAIIKPFKLDEVKEALHEVGVSGITVTEAKGFGRQKGHTELYRGAEYIVDFLPKVKLEVVVEDGLADRTVEAIANAAQTGRIGDGKIFVTAIETVLRIRTGERDADAL; translated from the coding sequence ATGAAAAAAATCGAAGCAATCATCAAGCCGTTCAAGCTCGACGAGGTCAAGGAGGCGCTGCACGAAGTCGGTGTTTCTGGCATCACCGTCACCGAAGCCAAGGGGTTTGGCCGCCAGAAAGGGCATACCGAACTCTATCGCGGCGCCGAATATATCGTCGACTTTCTGCCCAAGGTGAAGCTTGAGGTGGTGGTCGAGGATGGCCTTGCCGACCGCACCGTCGAGGCGATCGCCAATGCGGCGCAGACCGGACGCATCGGCGATGGCAAGATTTTCGTGACCGCGATCGAGACGGTTTTGCGTATCCGTACCGGAGAGCGCGATGCCGACGCGCTGTAA
- a CDS encoding PQQ-dependent dehydrogenase, methanol/ethanol family — translation MRLCAVAMAVAMPLSGCGDQTTSDSEDAKIGASAIDGEYLKTGGDGSNWAAIGFSYDEQRYSPLDQITTENVGELGLAWYADLPDARGQEATPVVVDGVIYISTAWSKVFAFDAASGRQLWSFDPEVPKSVGVNACCDVVNRGVAVYQGKVFVGTLDGRLIALDAGTGARLWSKQTTDRNRPYTITGAPRVVKDKVLIGNGGAEFGVRGYISAYDITTGNMEWRFYTVPNADGEPDGAASDEVMQQAAARTWSDSGDWKESGGGGTVWDAIVYDHELDQLYIGVGNGNPWNHGLRSNGEGDNLFLSSVVALKPDTGEYLWHYQETPAETWDFTATQPIILADLVIEGEERKVLMQAPKNGFFFVIDRTDGSLISAEPFIEGINWATGYDLETGRPVENPEARFYKTGELFISLPSALGAHNWHPMSYNPGAGLVYIPAQKIASGYLAPITELDSQRKPIGFNTGGSNEGVSMPDDINFMKAAIAATTGQLVAFDPVRGEVAWSVDHQTPWNGGTMTTAGGLVFQGTSLGEMRAYNAETGEQLWSWDSQSGILGGASTFLVDGEQHIAFLTSKGGAFPLVAGAAGGAANPVPNIPRLIVMKLGGSASLPDLPPTEAPDWTSVPEQFATEPQIAQGRQLYLRYCLVCHGDNAVGGGVLPDLRRSAATGDAGTWKSIVHDGALSENGMVAFSPVMSEEEIATIRAYVINRAEWGRTVAEAEQQ, via the coding sequence ATGCGCCTGTGTGCGGTCGCCATGGCCGTGGCCATGCCGCTGAGCGGATGTGGCGATCAGACGACCAGCGACAGCGAAGACGCCAAGATCGGTGCCAGCGCCATTGACGGCGAATATCTCAAAACCGGCGGTGACGGCAGTAACTGGGCCGCAATCGGCTTCAGCTATGATGAACAGCGCTACAGCCCGCTTGACCAGATCACCACCGAAAATGTCGGCGAGCTGGGTCTCGCCTGGTATGCCGATCTGCCCGATGCGCGTGGCCAGGAAGCCACCCCTGTTGTGGTCGACGGGGTCATTTATATCTCCACCGCCTGGTCCAAGGTCTTTGCCTTCGATGCAGCGAGCGGCAGGCAGTTGTGGAGTTTCGATCCGGAAGTACCGAAATCGGTCGGCGTCAATGCCTGTTGCGATGTCGTCAATCGCGGTGTCGCAGTCTATCAGGGCAAGGTGTTTGTCGGCACGCTCGACGGACGGCTGATCGCGCTCGATGCCGGCACCGGAGCGCGGCTATGGTCGAAACAGACCACCGATCGCAACCGCCCCTATACCATCACCGGCGCGCCGCGCGTGGTCAAGGACAAGGTGCTGATCGGCAATGGCGGCGCTGAATTCGGTGTGCGCGGCTATATCAGCGCCTATGACATCACCACCGGCAATATGGAGTGGCGTTTCTACACCGTGCCCAACGCCGATGGCGAGCCCGATGGCGCCGCCAGCGATGAGGTAATGCAGCAGGCCGCCGCACGCACCTGGTCCGACAGCGGCGACTGGAAGGAATCGGGCGGTGGCGGTACTGTCTGGGACGCCATTGTCTATGACCATGAACTCGATCAGCTCTATATAGGCGTCGGCAACGGCAATCCGTGGAACCATGGCCTGCGCTCCAATGGCGAGGGCGACAATCTGTTCCTGTCTTCGGTGGTCGCGCTGAAACCCGATACCGGCGAATATCTCTGGCACTATCAGGAAACCCCGGCCGAAACCTGGGACTTTACCGCGACCCAGCCGATTATCCTCGCCGACCTCGTGATCGAGGGTGAAGAGCGCAAGGTACTGATGCAGGCGCCGAAAAACGGTTTCTTCTTCGTCATAGACCGCACCGATGGTTCGCTGATCTCGGCCGAGCCGTTTATCGAGGGGATTAACTGGGCCACCGGCTATGATCTCGAAACCGGACGTCCGGTCGAAAACCCTGAAGCGCGGTTCTACAAGACCGGTGAGCTGTTCATCTCGCTGCCCTCGGCGCTGGGGGCACATAACTGGCACCCGATGAGCTATAATCCGGGGGCCGGGCTGGTCTATATTCCGGCGCAGAAGATCGCATCGGGCTATCTCGCTCCGATCACCGAGCTTGATAGCCAGCGCAAACCGATTGGCTTCAACACCGGCGGCAGCAATGAGGGCGTCTCGATGCCCGACGACATCAACTTCATGAAGGCCGCCATCGCCGCGACCACAGGCCAGTTGGTCGCCTTCGACCCGGTCAGGGGAGAGGTTGCATGGTCTGTGGACCATCAGACACCGTGGAATGGCGGCACCATGACCACCGCAGGGGGTCTGGTATTCCAGGGTACATCGCTGGGCGAGATGCGTGCCTATAATGCCGAAACCGGAGAGCAACTCTGGTCATGGGACAGCCAGTCGGGCATTCTCGGTGGTGCATCGACATTCCTTGTCGATGGCGAACAGCATATCGCCTTTCTCACCAGCAAGGGCGGCGCCTTTCCGCTGGTCGCCGGTGCCGCCGGTGGCGCGGCCAATCCGGTGCCCAATATCCCGCGGCTGATCGTGATGAAGCTGGGCGGCAGTGCCAGCCTGCCCGATCTTCCTCCAACCGAGGCACCCGACTGGACCAGCGTTCCGGAACAGTTCGCCACCGAACCGCAAATCGCCCAGGGCCGCCAGCTTTATCTGCGCTATTGCCTTGTCTGCCATGGCGACAATGCCGTGGGTGGTGGCGTGCTGCCCGATCTGCGTCGTTCCGCCGCGACAGGCGATGCCGGGACGTGGAAGTCGATTGTCCATGACGGCGCGCTGAGCGAAAACGGCATGGTCGCCTTTTCACCGGTGATGAGCGAGGAAGAGATCGCCACCATCCGCGCCTATGTCATCAACCGTGCCGAATGGGGCCGCACTGTCGCAGAGGCGGAACAACAATAG